A genomic segment from Flavobacterium litorale encodes:
- a CDS encoding LytR/AlgR family response regulator transcription factor, whose product MKLNCVVVDDSTIHRITIAKLANEHPDLDLVGDFSNASETRKCILNKTVDLIFLDIEMPVQSGFDLLDGLKTRPQIVFVSAKSDYALRAFDYAAIDYLHKPIKKDRFNKAVEKAIELHQMKKETPEDEGEFIFVKSNLKNLKLYIGRIKWVEALGDYIKIITEDGTHLVLSTMKAFETQLPSDNFLRVHKSFIINISKVERFNSRFAEIGSTQIPLSRNRKEDLAKAVNKASQSQ is encoded by the coding sequence AATGAGCATCCTGACCTTGATCTTGTTGGAGATTTCTCTAATGCTTCCGAAACGCGCAAATGTATTCTGAACAAGACTGTCGATTTAATTTTTTTAGATATCGAAATGCCTGTACAAAGCGGCTTTGACTTGCTTGATGGACTAAAAACAAGACCTCAAATTGTTTTTGTCTCGGCTAAGTCAGACTATGCCTTGCGTGCTTTTGATTATGCCGCTATTGATTATTTACATAAACCTATAAAAAAAGATCGTTTTAATAAAGCGGTTGAAAAAGCTATAGAACTGCACCAAATGAAAAAAGAAACTCCTGAAGATGAAGGGGAATTTATTTTTGTGAAGAGCAATCTGAAAAATCTTAAATTATATATTGGGCGCATTAAATGGGTAGAAGCCCTTGGCGATTATATAAAGATTATTACGGAAGATGGTACGCATTTAGTACTATCTACCATGAAAGCTTTTGAAACACAATTACCTAGCGATAATTTTTTACGTGTTCATAAGTCATTCATCATTAATATCTCTAAGGTAGAGCGTTTTAATAGTAGGTTTGCCGAAATAGGAAGTACACAAATTCCGCTTAGCCGAAACCGCAAGGAAGATTTGGCAAAAGCCGTAAACAAAGCATCACAATCTCAATAA